In Microbacterium esteraromaticum, the following proteins share a genomic window:
- the hisD gene encoding histidinol dehydrogenase yields the protein MRTIDLRGQSLSPADMLAAVPRAAQARAEALEAATAIVEAVRTSGEAALRDQAERFDRVSGHAIRVPEEHVAEAAASVDPAVRAALEAAIDRVRRGSAAQVPAPQTTDIGAGARITQRWQPVTRAGVYIPGGKAPLASSVVMNVVPAQVAGVTSIALASPPQAAHGGRVHPTILAAASLLGIDEIYAIGGAGAIGALAHGVSGIGLDPVDVVSGPGNNYVASAKRVVAGVVGTDSEAGATEILIVADADADATLIAVDLISQAEHDEQASAVLVTDSAALAEQVAEKVAELAVTTMHAARVAEALAGPQSAIVLVDDREMAVAFSNAYAPEHLELHLVDATEAAASFTSAGAVFVGDQTPVSLGDYMAGSNHVLPTGGQARYAAGLGAYTFLRPQQVIEYDHAALAEVRSGVVALANAEVLPAHGDAVEARFRDAPR from the coding sequence GTGCGCACGATCGACCTCCGAGGGCAGTCGCTCTCTCCCGCCGACATGCTGGCCGCGGTTCCGCGAGCTGCCCAGGCTCGAGCTGAAGCGCTTGAGGCGGCCACAGCCATCGTCGAGGCAGTGCGCACGTCAGGCGAGGCCGCGCTGAGAGATCAGGCTGAGCGCTTCGATCGCGTGAGCGGGCACGCCATCCGCGTTCCGGAGGAGCACGTGGCCGAAGCCGCCGCATCCGTCGACCCCGCCGTGCGCGCAGCCCTCGAGGCGGCCATCGACCGGGTCCGTCGCGGCTCAGCGGCTCAGGTCCCTGCTCCGCAGACCACCGACATCGGCGCCGGCGCTCGGATCACTCAGCGGTGGCAGCCGGTCACCCGGGCCGGCGTGTACATCCCCGGCGGCAAGGCACCGCTGGCGTCCAGCGTCGTGATGAACGTCGTCCCCGCTCAGGTCGCCGGCGTCACGTCGATCGCCCTCGCCTCGCCGCCGCAGGCGGCCCACGGCGGCAGGGTGCACCCGACGATCCTCGCCGCCGCGTCCCTTCTCGGCATAGACGAGATCTATGCGATCGGCGGCGCCGGAGCCATCGGCGCTCTGGCGCACGGGGTCTCCGGCATCGGCCTCGATCCCGTGGACGTCGTTTCCGGCCCAGGCAACAACTACGTCGCATCAGCCAAGCGCGTCGTCGCCGGCGTCGTCGGGACCGACTCGGAAGCGGGTGCGACCGAGATCCTCATCGTCGCCGACGCCGACGCCGACGCCACCCTGATCGCCGTCGACCTGATCAGTCAGGCCGAGCACGACGAGCAGGCGTCAGCGGTGCTCGTGACCGATTCGGCGGCTCTCGCAGAGCAGGTGGCCGAGAAGGTCGCCGAGCTCGCCGTCACGACGATGCACGCCGCGCGGGTGGCCGAGGCACTCGCCGGGCCGCAGTCCGCGATCGTGCTCGTCGACGACCGCGAGATGGCCGTGGCCTTCAGCAATGCCTACGCCCCGGAGCACCTCGAGCTGCACCTCGTCGATGCGACGGAGGCAGCGGCGAGCTTCACCAGTGCGGGCGCGGTGTTCGTCGGCGACCAGACTCCCGTGAGCCTCGGCGACTACATGGCCGGCAGCAACCACGTTCTGCCGACCGGGGGACAGGCGCGTTACGCTGCCGGACTCGGCGCCTACACGTTCCTCAGGCCGCAGCAGGTCATCGAGTACGACCACGCCGCCCTCGCCGAGGTGCGGTCGGGCGTCGTCGCTCTCGCGAACGCGGAGGTGCTGCCCGCGCACGGCGATGCCGTGGAGGCGCGCTTCCGGGACGCTCCCAGGTGA
- the dnaE gene encoding DNA polymerase III subunit alpha has translation MASDSFVHLHVHSEYSMLDGAAKINAMTQAAADYGMPAIAVTDHGNTFAAFEFYNAAKNAGIKPIIGLEAYMTPGTHRSDKTRVSWGSPDQKSDDVSGSGAYTHMTMWSETTQGMHNLFRISSRSSMEGYYFKPRMDRELLQTYGKGLIATTGCPSGEVQTRLRLGQYDAARAAAAEFQDIFGKENFFAEIMDHGLSIERRVMTDLLRLAKDLSIPLVATNDSHYTHQHEADAHEALLCVQSGSTMDDPNRFKFDGDGYYIKTAQEMRQLFRDHPEACDNTLLIAERCQVEFDTSANYMPKFPVPDGETEDSWLVKEVEAGLHYRYPGGIPDKVRKQAEYELGVILQMGFPGYFLVVADFINWAKDNGIRVGPGRGSGAGSMVAYAMKITDLDPLEHGLIFERFLNPDRVSMPDFDVDFDDRRRGEVIEYVTEKYGSERVAQIVTYGTIKSKQALKDAGRVLGFPFSMGDRLTKAMPPAVMGKDMPLSGMYDSAHPRYKEASEFRALIDTDPEAKTVFDRALGLEGLKRQWGVHAAGVIMSSHPLLDIIPIMKREQDGQIVTQFDYPSCESLGLIKMDFLGLRNLTIISDALDNIRTNRGEELDLEHLGLDDRAVYDLLARGDTLGVFQLDSPPLRSLMRLMKPDNFGDISALIALYRPGPMGANSHTNYALRKNGLQEITPIHPELEEPLADILEESYGLIIYQEQVMAIAQKVAGFSLGQADILRRAMGKKKKSELDKQYEGFSGGMKERGYGEAAVKALWDILLPFSDYAFNKAHSAAYGLVSYWTAYLKAHYPAEYMAALLTSVGDSKDKMALYLNECRRMGIRVLPPDVSESINFFAAVGEDIRFGLGAVRNVGSNVVDGIVESRKGGAFTSFHDFLSKVPLHVSNKRTVESLIKAGAFDSMGNTRRALMEIHESAVEAAVDRKRNEAQGAIGFDFDSLYDDMEEAAPAKVPDRPEWVKKDKLAFEREMLGLYVSDHPLAGLEVPLAKHASISINDLLTSEDLQDGDQVTVAGLVTSVQHRVAKASGNPYGMITVEDFNGEVTVMFMGKTYTEFQHTLQQDAILAVRGRVSRRDDGLNLHAQSAFAPDVGSFDAAGPLSLLVAEQRATERVMHDLADVLRRHAGETEVLLRVHRGTSAKVFEVPMPVKVSADLFGDLKSLLGPACLG, from the coding sequence ATGGCATCCGACTCCTTCGTGCACCTCCACGTCCACAGCGAGTACTCGATGCTCGACGGTGCGGCGAAGATCAATGCGATGACGCAGGCTGCGGCCGACTACGGGATGCCTGCGATCGCCGTCACCGACCACGGCAACACCTTCGCCGCATTCGAGTTCTACAACGCGGCGAAGAACGCCGGAATCAAGCCGATCATCGGTCTCGAGGCGTACATGACGCCCGGAACCCACCGCAGCGACAAGACCCGAGTGTCGTGGGGTTCGCCCGATCAGAAGAGCGATGACGTCTCGGGATCGGGCGCCTACACCCACATGACGATGTGGAGCGAGACCACGCAGGGCATGCACAACCTGTTCCGCATCAGCTCGCGTTCGAGCATGGAGGGGTACTACTTCAAGCCCCGCATGGACCGCGAACTGCTGCAGACGTACGGCAAGGGGCTGATCGCCACGACCGGATGCCCGTCGGGCGAGGTGCAGACGAGGCTCCGCCTCGGGCAGTACGACGCGGCTCGGGCAGCTGCTGCCGAGTTCCAGGACATCTTCGGGAAGGAGAACTTCTTCGCAGAGATCATGGATCACGGGCTCTCCATCGAGCGCAGGGTGATGACCGACCTGCTGAGACTCGCCAAAGACCTCAGCATCCCGCTGGTCGCCACCAACGACTCGCACTACACGCACCAGCACGAGGCGGACGCGCATGAGGCTCTGCTGTGCGTGCAGTCCGGCTCGACGATGGACGACCCGAACCGCTTCAAGTTCGACGGCGACGGGTACTACATCAAGACCGCCCAGGAGATGCGTCAGCTGTTCCGCGACCACCCGGAGGCGTGCGACAACACCCTGCTGATCGCCGAGCGGTGCCAGGTCGAGTTCGACACCTCGGCCAACTACATGCCGAAGTTCCCCGTACCCGACGGAGAGACGGAAGACAGCTGGCTGGTGAAAGAGGTCGAGGCCGGCCTGCACTACCGCTATCCGGGCGGCATCCCCGACAAGGTGCGCAAGCAGGCGGAGTACGAGCTCGGCGTCATCCTGCAGATGGGTTTCCCCGGCTACTTCCTCGTCGTCGCCGACTTCATCAACTGGGCGAAGGACAACGGCATCAGGGTGGGGCCCGGGCGTGGCTCGGGAGCCGGCTCCATGGTCGCCTACGCCATGAAGATCACGGATCTCGACCCGCTCGAGCACGGTCTGATCTTCGAGCGCTTCCTCAACCCCGACCGTGTCTCGATGCCCGACTTCGACGTCGACTTCGATGACCGTCGCCGCGGCGAGGTCATCGAGTACGTCACCGAGAAGTACGGCTCCGAGCGCGTCGCGCAGATCGTCACCTACGGCACCATCAAGTCGAAGCAGGCGCTCAAGGACGCCGGGCGCGTGCTCGGCTTCCCGTTCAGCATGGGCGATCGCCTGACCAAGGCGATGCCACCGGCGGTGATGGGCAAGGACATGCCGCTCAGCGGTATGTACGACAGTGCGCACCCGCGGTACAAGGAGGCCAGCGAGTTCCGTGCACTGATCGACACAGACCCGGAGGCGAAGACCGTCTTCGATCGGGCGCTCGGACTCGAGGGGCTGAAGCGTCAGTGGGGTGTGCACGCCGCCGGCGTGATCATGTCGTCGCACCCGCTGCTCGACATCATCCCGATCATGAAGCGCGAGCAGGACGGTCAGATCGTCACGCAGTTCGATTACCCGTCGTGCGAGTCGCTCGGTCTGATCAAGATGGACTTCCTCGGGCTGCGAAACCTGACGATCATCTCGGATGCGCTCGACAACATCCGGACGAACAGGGGCGAGGAGCTCGATCTCGAGCACCTCGGCCTCGACGATCGCGCCGTCTACGATCTGCTCGCCCGTGGAGACACGCTGGGCGTCTTCCAGCTCGACAGCCCGCCGCTGCGCTCGCTGATGCGACTGATGAAGCCCGACAACTTCGGCGATATCTCGGCACTCATCGCGCTCTACCGCCCGGGCCCGATGGGGGCGAACTCGCACACGAACTACGCCCTGCGCAAGAACGGGCTCCAGGAGATCACCCCGATCCACCCCGAGCTGGAAGAGCCGCTGGCAGACATCCTCGAGGAGTCGTACGGCCTGATCATCTATCAGGAGCAGGTCATGGCCATCGCGCAGAAGGTGGCCGGGTTCAGCCTCGGCCAGGCCGACATCCTGCGTCGTGCGATGGGCAAGAAGAAGAAGTCCGAGCTCGATAAGCAGTACGAGGGCTTCTCCGGCGGGATGAAGGAGCGCGGCTACGGCGAGGCCGCCGTGAAGGCGCTCTGGGACATCCTGCTGCCGTTCTCGGACTACGCGTTCAACAAAGCGCACTCCGCCGCATACGGCCTCGTCTCCTACTGGACCGCCTACCTCAAAGCGCATTACCCGGCCGAGTACATGGCCGCGCTGCTCACGAGCGTCGGTGACTCCAAAGACAAGATGGCGCTCTACCTCAACGAGTGCCGGCGCATGGGCATCCGGGTGCTCCCGCCTGACGTCTCGGAGTCGATCAACTTCTTCGCGGCCGTCGGAGAGGACATCCGCTTCGGCCTCGGGGCCGTGCGCAACGTCGGCAGCAACGTCGTCGACGGGATCGTCGAATCGCGGAAGGGTGGCGCGTTCACGTCTTTCCACGACTTCCTCAGCAAGGTGCCGCTGCACGTCTCCAACAAGCGCACCGTCGAGTCCCTGATCAAGGCCGGTGCCTTCGACTCGATGGGCAACACTCGCCGTGCACTGATGGAGATCCACGAGTCCGCCGTCGAAGCCGCGGTCGACCGCAAGCGGAACGAAGCTCAGGGTGCGATCGGCTTCGATTTCGACAGCTTGTACGACGACATGGAAGAGGCGGCGCCCGCCAAGGTTCCTGACCGGCCCGAATGGGTGAAGAAGGACAAGCTGGCCTTCGAGCGCGAGATGCTGGGGCTCTACGTGTCCGATCACCCGCTGGCGGGTCTCGAGGTTCCGCTCGCGAAGCACGCGTCCATCTCGATCAACGACCTGCTGACATCGGAGGACCTGCAGGATGGCGACCAGGTGACGGTCGCCGGACTCGTGACCAGCGTGCAGCACCGGGTGGCGAAGGCCAGCGGCAACCCCTACGGCATGATCACGGTCGAGGACTTCAACGGCGAGGTGACCGTCATGTTCATGGGCAAGACGTACACCGAGTTCCAGCACACGCTCCAGCAGGACGCGATCCTCGCGGTCCGCGGCCGCGTCTCGCGGCGTGACGACGGTCTCAACCTGCACGCTCAATCGGCGTTCGCACCCGACGTCGGATCCTTCGACGCCGCGGGGCCGCTGTCTCTGCTCGTTGCCGAACAGCGCGCGACCGAACGGGTCATGCACGACCTCGCCGACGTGCTGCGCCGGCATGCCGGAGAGACCGAGGTGCTGCTGCGCGTGCACCGCGGAACCTCGGCCAAGGTCTTCGAGGTGCCGATGCCCGTCAAGGTCTCCGCCGACCTGTTCGGCGATCTCAAATCGCTGCTCGGCCCGGCCTGCCTGGGCTGA
- a CDS encoding sigma-70 family RNA polymerase sigma factor has protein sequence MSTDSEIIERSLDEPEAFSGIFERHVRPVGAYIRRRVGADAVDDALSETFLVAFRRRAAFDRSVGSALPWLLGIATRIMKRHRADEARQWRSFAAASGAASVDDVGHLGSDERMDADAAVRALAPRIAALSARDRDTLLLYAWGDLTYEQIAIALAVPVGTVRSRLNRVRRKLAPPGSHSAARLTWMVKEESDVAYGTNA, from the coding sequence GTGAGCACAGACAGCGAGATCATCGAGCGGTCGCTCGACGAGCCTGAGGCCTTCTCCGGGATCTTCGAGAGGCACGTCCGGCCCGTGGGCGCCTACATCCGTCGGCGGGTCGGGGCCGATGCCGTCGATGACGCGCTGAGCGAGACGTTCCTCGTCGCGTTCCGGCGTCGCGCGGCGTTCGACCGGAGTGTCGGCTCGGCGCTGCCGTGGCTGCTCGGAATCGCGACGCGCATCATGAAGCGCCACCGGGCCGACGAGGCCAGGCAGTGGCGCTCGTTCGCGGCGGCTTCGGGCGCGGCGTCTGTCGACGACGTCGGTCACCTCGGTAGCGACGAGCGGATGGACGCCGATGCCGCTGTGCGGGCGCTGGCGCCGCGGATCGCGGCGCTCTCGGCTCGTGATCGCGACACGCTGCTGCTGTATGCGTGGGGCGATCTGACCTACGAGCAGATCGCCATCGCGCTCGCCGTGCCGGTCGGAACCGTCCGCTCGAGACTCAACCGGGTACGTCGAAAGCTCGCACCTCCGGGCTCGCACTCCGCGGCCCGACTGACCTGGATGGTGAAGGAGGAGAGCGATGTCGCTTATGGAACGAACGCGTGA
- a CDS encoding NUDIX hydrolase, with amino-acid sequence MATPDFVLALREHVGTAPLALVGTTAIVFRDEKVLLGKRADNGAWQAISGIVEPGEEPADAAARECLEEAGVVVSVDRLALIQQLPRMTYANGDEVDYLDIVFRCTWVSGDPHPADGELTEVGFYDLAAMGDVDDAHVRKIALAMAEDDPATFRGGRVKR; translated from the coding sequence ATGGCCACCCCTGATTTCGTCCTCGCCCTCCGCGAGCACGTCGGCACCGCACCGCTCGCTCTCGTCGGAACGACCGCGATCGTCTTCCGCGACGAGAAGGTGCTGCTGGGCAAGCGCGCCGACAACGGCGCGTGGCAGGCGATCTCAGGCATCGTCGAGCCGGGCGAGGAGCCGGCGGATGCCGCGGCGCGTGAGTGCCTCGAAGAGGCCGGCGTCGTCGTCTCGGTCGACCGGCTCGCCCTCATCCAGCAGCTTCCGCGCATGACCTACGCCAATGGCGACGAGGTCGACTACCTCGACATCGTGTTCCGCTGCACCTGGGTGTCGGGGGATCCGCATCCCGCTGACGGCGAGCTGACCGAGGTCGGCTTCTACGACCTCGCGGCGATGGGCGACGTCGACGACGCGCATGTGCGCAAGATCGCCCTCGCGATGGCGGAGGACGATCCGGCGACCTTCCGCGGCGGGCGGGTCAAGCGCTGA
- a CDS encoding GNAT family N-acetyltransferase, with the protein MSIEVRPATRFDDVATLVGPKNPASNVCFCLSYRIGSKENVALRGEARADRVRELCDHDPPPGVIAYLDDVPVGWAALHPRRDTSFARNRLIPHVDELDVWSLWCFRVRPGHRKQGIMHALVEGAVAYARERGAPAIEGYPVDNRGEKVNQTMMYVGTRSLFENAGFEKAADTGSVLDGFPRVLMRLDLSA; encoded by the coding sequence GTGAGCATCGAGGTGAGACCGGCGACGCGCTTCGACGACGTCGCCACGCTGGTGGGGCCGAAGAATCCCGCATCCAACGTCTGCTTCTGCCTGAGCTACCGCATCGGCAGCAAAGAGAACGTCGCGCTGCGGGGCGAGGCGCGGGCGGATCGTGTCAGGGAGCTGTGCGATCACGACCCGCCACCAGGCGTCATCGCGTACCTCGACGACGTGCCGGTCGGCTGGGCCGCCCTGCATCCGCGCCGCGACACCAGCTTCGCCCGCAACCGTCTGATCCCCCATGTCGATGAGCTCGATGTGTGGTCGCTGTGGTGCTTCCGCGTGCGACCGGGCCATCGAAAGCAGGGGATCATGCACGCCCTCGTCGAGGGGGCGGTCGCGTACGCACGCGAGCGCGGTGCGCCCGCGATCGAGGGCTACCCCGTCGACAACCGCGGTGAGAAGGTCAACCAGACGATGATGTACGTCGGCACCCGCTCCCTGTTCGAGAACGCAGGTTTCGAGAAGGCAGCCGACACCGGCTCCGTTCTCGACGGCTTCCCCCGCGTCCTGATGCGGCTCGACCTCAGCGCTTGA
- a CDS encoding RluA family pseudouridine synthase, with the protein MQSRSLPVPDGLDGQRVDAALAKMLGFSRTFAAEVAEAGGVTLDGAPLGKSDRLRAGGWLDVSWSPKEEPRIEPIPVPDLGIVYDDDDIVVVDKPSGVAAHPSLGWEGPTVVGALAAAGFRVATSGASERQGVVHRLDVGTSGLMVVAKTESAYTALKRAFKERTVEKIYHAVVQGHPDPLSGTIDAPIGRHPNHSWKFAVVPDGKPSVTHYETLEAFPGASLLEIHLETGRTHQIRVHMAAHRHPCVGDPLYGADPTLSAKLGLTRQWLHAHQLAFSHPATGEWVQFESPYPADFQHALEVLDPGRGTD; encoded by the coding sequence GTGCAGTCTCGCAGCCTTCCCGTCCCTGACGGGCTCGACGGCCAGCGCGTCGACGCAGCGCTGGCGAAGATGCTCGGCTTCTCGCGCACCTTCGCCGCCGAAGTGGCGGAAGCCGGAGGGGTGACGCTGGACGGCGCTCCGCTCGGCAAGTCCGACCGTCTTCGCGCCGGCGGCTGGCTCGATGTCAGCTGGTCGCCGAAGGAAGAGCCTCGCATCGAACCGATCCCGGTGCCTGATCTCGGGATCGTGTACGACGACGACGACATCGTCGTGGTGGACAAGCCCTCCGGCGTCGCGGCTCACCCCTCGCTCGGGTGGGAGGGACCGACCGTGGTGGGAGCCCTCGCCGCGGCCGGGTTCCGAGTGGCGACGAGCGGAGCGTCGGAACGCCAGGGCGTCGTGCACCGGCTCGATGTCGGGACCAGCGGGCTCATGGTCGTCGCGAAGACGGAGAGCGCCTACACCGCACTCAAGAGGGCGTTCAAAGAGCGGACCGTCGAGAAGATCTACCATGCGGTGGTGCAAGGGCATCCGGATCCGCTCAGCGGCACCATCGATGCGCCGATCGGCCGGCATCCGAATCACAGCTGGAAGTTCGCGGTCGTGCCGGACGGCAAACCGTCAGTGACTCACTACGAGACCCTTGAAGCGTTCCCCGGCGCCTCGCTGCTCGAGATCCACCTGGAGACCGGGCGCACGCATCAGATCCGCGTGCACATGGCAGCGCATCGGCACCCGTGTGTGGGAGACCCGCTGTACGGCGCCGACCCGACTCTGTCGGCCAAGCTCGGGCTCACGCGGCAGTGGCTGCACGCCCACCAGCTCGCCTTCAGCCACCCCGCCACAGGGGAGTGGGTGCAGTTCGAGTCCCCGTACCCGGCAGATTTCCAGCACGCCCTCGAGGTGCTCGACCCCGGCCGCGGGACGGACTGA
- the lspA gene encoding signal peptidase II, whose product MAGRRPLRRSAAGAIVAILAALVLAADQFVKHLTIENLPKHEAVPVLGEFLQLYYVRNSGAAFSIGSNMTWIFTIAMAIVAGVIVWKTFELSSRLWAVVMGCLLGGVLGNLTDRLLREPGFAVGHVVDMISMPWMLPAIFNVADIFIVSGMISVALLVVFGLRLDGTRERDHGKSGAVEAVSGQEDAAASAGA is encoded by the coding sequence TTGGCAGGACGTCGTCCCCTTCGTCGGTCGGCGGCCGGTGCGATCGTCGCGATTCTCGCGGCGCTCGTGCTGGCCGCCGATCAGTTTGTGAAGCACCTCACGATCGAGAACCTCCCGAAGCACGAGGCCGTGCCGGTGCTGGGTGAGTTCCTCCAGCTGTACTACGTGCGCAACTCCGGAGCAGCGTTCTCCATCGGCTCCAACATGACGTGGATCTTCACGATCGCCATGGCGATCGTGGCGGGGGTCATCGTCTGGAAGACGTTCGAACTCAGCTCCCGCCTCTGGGCCGTGGTGATGGGATGTCTTCTGGGTGGGGTTCTCGGCAATCTCACCGATCGACTGCTGCGCGAGCCCGGTTTCGCCGTCGGCCATGTGGTCGACATGATCTCGATGCCGTGGATGCTGCCCGCGATCTTCAACGTCGCCGACATCTTCATCGTCTCCGGCATGATCTCGGTCGCACTCCTCGTGGTGTTCGGTCTGCGCCTGGACGGCACCCGCGAGCGCGACCACGGGAAGAGCGGCGCCGTCGAGGCCGTGAGCGGCCAGGAGGACGCCGCAGCGTCCGCGGGCGCCTGA
- a CDS encoding DivIVA domain-containing protein, whose amino-acid sequence MALTPDDVVHKEFQHVRFKDGFDPEEVDDYLDEIVVEWRKTIEENNELKAKLAAFESGENAPEPVAAAPAPAPAAEASSTGTSAGIIELAQRLHDEHVAEGEAKRKQLIEDAEAEVARIRTEAEAKQREESARLERERNTLEGRITELREFERDYRGKLRAMIEGQLRDLDQKSPTDSTPVSAIGL is encoded by the coding sequence ATGGCACTTACCCCGGATGACGTCGTCCACAAGGAGTTCCAGCACGTCCGATTCAAGGACGGCTTCGACCCCGAGGAGGTCGACGACTACCTCGACGAGATCGTCGTTGAATGGCGCAAGACCATCGAGGAGAACAACGAGCTGAAGGCGAAGCTCGCGGCCTTCGAGTCCGGCGAGAACGCGCCGGAACCCGTCGCAGCTGCACCTGCTCCGGCTCCTGCCGCCGAGGCGTCGTCGACCGGCACCTCCGCCGGCATCATCGAACTCGCTCAGCGCCTCCACGACGAGCACGTCGCCGAGGGTGAGGCGAAGCGCAAGCAGCTCATCGAGGATGCCGAGGCAGAGGTCGCTCGCATCCGCACCGAGGCCGAGGCCAAGCAGCGCGAGGAGTCGGCACGACTCGAGCGCGAGCGCAACACCCTCGAGGGTCGCATCACCGAGCTCCGCGAGTTCGAGCGCGACTACCGCGGCAAGCTGCGCGCGATGATCGAGGGCCAGCTGCGCGACCTCGACCAGAAGTCTCCGACGGACTCGACGCCCGTCTCCGCCATCGGCCTGTAG
- a CDS encoding YggT family protein, which translates to MGTILSIIGGIVELVLTLYVFVLIVRLVLEYIPMFNRSWRPSGAGLVAAEIVYTVTDPPIRFFRRLVPPLRLGAIALDFGFMLTMLSVFILMAIVRALT; encoded by the coding sequence GTGGGAACGATCCTCAGCATCATCGGCGGCATCGTCGAACTGGTGCTGACGCTCTACGTGTTCGTGCTCATCGTTCGCCTGGTGCTCGAGTACATCCCGATGTTCAACCGATCCTGGCGCCCCTCGGGCGCCGGCCTGGTGGCGGCGGAGATCGTCTACACGGTCACCGACCCGCCCATCCGCTTCTTCCGCAGGCTGGTCCCGCCGCTGCGGCTCGGCGCCATAGCGCTCGATTTCGGGTTCATGCTGACCATGCTCAGCGTGTTCATCCTGATGGCGATCGTGCGCGCACTGACCTGA
- a CDS encoding cell division protein SepF: MGNPLKKTMVYLGLADEEEVYEEEAAQTPARAPREKHETPERDEVVPAPVTPLRRPTAVRQPAAGAVNEILTVHPKQYRDAQIIAENFREGVPVIINLSQMSDADARRLIDFASGLSLGLYGRIERVTSKVFLLSPENIAVSGQGGIAQADSASFDS, translated from the coding sequence ATGGGTAACCCGCTGAAGAAGACCATGGTGTATCTCGGCCTCGCCGATGAGGAAGAGGTCTACGAGGAGGAGGCCGCGCAGACGCCTGCGCGAGCCCCGCGTGAGAAGCACGAGACCCCTGAGCGGGACGAGGTCGTGCCGGCCCCTGTCACGCCCCTGCGTCGACCGACCGCCGTGCGTCAGCCGGCCGCCGGCGCGGTCAACGAGATCCTCACCGTGCACCCGAAGCAGTACCGTGACGCGCAGATCATCGCCGAGAACTTCCGCGAGGGCGTTCCCGTGATCATCAATCTGTCGCAGATGAGCGACGCCGACGCGCGTCGCCTGATCGACTTCGCGAGCGGCCTGTCGCTGGGTCTCTACGGACGTATCGAGCGAGTCACCAGCAAGGTCTTCCTGCTCTCGCCCGAGAACATCGCCGTGTCGGGACAGGGCGGCATCGCGCAGGCGGATTCCGCCTCGTTCGACTCCTGA
- a CDS encoding YggS family pyridoxal phosphate-dependent enzyme, with protein MDLSARLSAIDERIADAARRAGRDRGEITRIVVTKFHPAFLVRELHALGVVDVGENRQQEMSAKRAALDDVDMRWHFIGQAQTNKAAAIRRDADVVHSVDRVKLADALHRADAGGEPLDVLVQVNLTDDLGRGGSTLFDAETLAEHVLQLPSLRLRGVMAVAPLDEEPARAFARLRGVADRIRALAPAATWISAGMTGDFEAAIDAGATHLRIGSAITGPRPDRG; from the coding sequence GTGGATCTGAGTGCGCGGCTGTCGGCGATCGATGAGCGCATCGCCGACGCCGCGCGCCGGGCGGGTCGGGATCGAGGAGAGATCACCCGCATCGTGGTGACCAAGTTCCATCCGGCCTTCCTGGTGCGCGAGCTGCACGCTCTCGGCGTCGTCGATGTCGGTGAGAACCGGCAGCAGGAGATGTCCGCGAAGCGCGCCGCTCTCGACGATGTCGACATGCGCTGGCACTTCATCGGTCAGGCGCAGACCAATAAGGCCGCGGCGATCCGCCGCGACGCCGATGTGGTCCATTCCGTCGACCGGGTGAAGCTCGCGGATGCCCTGCATCGTGCGGATGCGGGCGGCGAACCGCTCGACGTGCTGGTGCAGGTCAACCTGACAGACGATCTCGGTCGCGGTGGCAGCACGCTCTTCGATGCCGAGACGCTGGCAGAGCACGTGCTCCAGCTTCCGTCGCTCCGACTTCGCGGCGTCATGGCAGTCGCTCCACTCGACGAGGAGCCCGCGAGGGCCTTCGCGCGGCTGCGCGGAGTGGCCGACCGCATCCGCGCGCTGGCACCCGCCGCGACGTGGATCTCCGCCGGGATGACCGGCGATTTCGAGGCGGCGATCGATGCGGGTGCGACACACCTGCGGATCGGTTCCGCAATCACAGGCCCGCGCCCCGACCGGGGTTAG